From Herbiconiux flava, one genomic window encodes:
- a CDS encoding helix-turn-helix domain-containing protein, protein MNRAALADFLRARRTGLRPEDVGLSTGPRRRVAGLRRDEVAALAGMSTDYYVRLEQVRGPQPSEQMLAALARALRLSLDERDYLYRQAGHTAPARTPLDTHVAPALMRVLDRLENTPALVLSSLGETLLQNELSKALMGDHSRHTGAARSGTYRWFTDPGERELYPESDRARQSRAQVSGLRAAYGAAGERSRAGALVRELRAVSEEFEAIWQTQVVAQRFEDHKTLVHPELGPIELDCQALLTEDQGQTLLVLTAAPRSEAAAKLELLAVLGRQSFQAEAPVRP, encoded by the coding sequence ATGAACCGCGCCGCCCTCGCCGACTTCCTCCGCGCCCGCCGCACCGGGCTCCGGCCCGAGGACGTCGGCCTCTCGACCGGGCCCCGCCGCCGCGTCGCGGGGCTTCGGCGCGACGAGGTGGCGGCGCTCGCGGGCATGTCGACCGACTACTACGTGCGGCTCGAGCAGGTGCGCGGGCCGCAGCCGTCCGAGCAGATGCTGGCCGCGCTGGCCCGGGCGCTCCGGCTGAGTCTGGACGAGCGCGACTACCTCTACCGCCAGGCCGGCCACACGGCGCCGGCCCGCACGCCGCTCGACACCCACGTCGCCCCGGCGCTTATGCGGGTGCTCGACCGGCTCGAGAACACGCCGGCGCTCGTGCTGTCGAGCCTCGGCGAGACGCTGCTGCAGAACGAGCTGTCGAAGGCGCTGATGGGCGACCACTCCCGCCACACCGGAGCGGCCCGCAGCGGCACCTACCGCTGGTTCACCGATCCGGGCGAGCGGGAGCTCTACCCCGAGTCCGACCGGGCGCGGCAGAGCCGCGCGCAGGTCTCGGGACTGCGCGCGGCCTACGGGGCGGCGGGGGAGCGGTCCCGCGCGGGCGCGCTCGTGCGGGAGCTTCGCGCCGTGAGCGAGGAGTTCGAGGCGATCTGGCAGACGCAGGTGGTGGCGCAGCGCTTCGAGGATCACAAGACGCTCGTGCATCCGGAGCTCGGCCCGATCGAACTGGACTGCCAGGCCCTCTTGACCGAGGACCAGGGGCAGACCCTCCTCGTGCTCACCGCGGCCCCGCGCAGCGAGGCCGCGGCCAAGCTCGAGCTGCTCGCCGTGCTCGGCCGGCAGTCCTTCCAGGCGGAGGCGCCCGTCCGTCCGTGA
- a CDS encoding SDR family oxidoreductase, with product MDITTSTVFIPGATSGIGLALALRLQAAGSTVVIGGRRTELLERLADEHGFDTVPIDIIDPASIAAARDTVLARHPSLDAIIAMAGIMTAEDVRDAGFLDDALRVVETNIVGPLRLVAAFVEHLQTRPHATVMTVSSGLAHLPLAATPTYNGSKAFIHRFSESIRLQLASTSVEVIELVPPAVQTDLMPGQAEQPGFLPLDDFADEVMALLRSNPHAAEILVERVKFLRFAEVEGRFDAAVAAVNA from the coding sequence ATGGACATCACAACCAGCACCGTCTTCATCCCCGGCGCCACCTCCGGCATCGGACTCGCCCTCGCACTGCGGCTGCAGGCCGCCGGGAGCACCGTCGTCATCGGCGGCCGCCGCACCGAGCTGCTCGAGCGCCTCGCCGACGAGCACGGTTTCGACACCGTGCCGATCGACATCATCGACCCCGCCTCCATCGCCGCGGCCCGTGACACGGTGCTCGCGCGGCACCCCTCACTCGACGCGATCATCGCCATGGCGGGAATCATGACCGCCGAGGACGTGCGCGACGCCGGCTTCCTCGACGACGCCCTGCGGGTGGTCGAGACGAACATCGTCGGGCCGCTGCGCCTCGTCGCCGCTTTCGTCGAGCACCTGCAGACGCGTCCGCACGCGACCGTGATGACCGTGTCGTCGGGGCTCGCGCACCTGCCGCTGGCCGCGACGCCCACGTACAACGGGTCGAAGGCCTTCATCCACCGCTTCAGTGAGAGCATCCGGCTGCAGCTCGCGTCGACCTCGGTCGAGGTCATCGAGCTCGTGCCGCCGGCGGTGCAGACCGACCTGATGCCCGGCCAGGCCGAGCAGCCCGGCTTCCTGCCGCTCGACGACTTCGCCGACGAGGTGATGGCACTGCTGCGGTCGAACCCGCACGCCGCCGAGATCCTCGTCGAACGGGTGAAGTTCCTGCGCTTCGCCGAGGTCGAGGGGCGGTTCGACGCGGCGGTGGCCGCGGTCAACGCCTAG